A portion of the Parasedimentitalea marina genome contains these proteins:
- the ruvX gene encoding Holliday junction resolvase RuvX gives MIHDVFEEFATSLPQHRALMGLDLGDKTVGVAVSDLMGTVATPLETVRRKKFTLDAARLLEIIAGRNVGGIVLGLPRNMDGSEGPRCQKTRAFARNLGRLTELSIGFWDERLSTVAAERALLEADTSRKRRSEVIDHVAASYILQGALDRLAHLKNG, from the coding sequence ATGATCCATGATGTGTTCGAGGAGTTTGCAACCAGCCTGCCCCAACATCGTGCTTTAATGGGGTTGGATCTAGGCGATAAGACCGTGGGCGTTGCGGTCTCGGATCTGATGGGCACTGTTGCCACTCCGCTTGAAACAGTGCGTCGCAAGAAGTTCACACTGGATGCCGCCCGATTGCTTGAGATCATCGCAGGCCGTAACGTCGGTGGTATCGTGCTGGGGCTGCCGCGCAATATGGATGGATCGGAAGGGCCGCGCTGTCAGAAAACCCGCGCTTTTGCGCGCAACCTTGGCCGGTTGACCGAATTGTCGATCGGATTTTGGGATGAACGGCTTAGTACGGTGGCCGCCGAGAGGGCCCTGTTAGAGGCGGATACATCCCGAAAGCGTCGTTCCGAAGTGATCGATCACGTAGCAGCCTCTTATATTCTACAGGGCGCGCTGGATCGCCTGGCGCATTTGAAGAACGGGTAG
- the ccmI gene encoding c-type cytochrome biogenesis protein CcmI: MTFWIVTSFMALAVSLLIAMVLLRARKLGQPAAAFDLKVYRQQLRELDKDLARGVINQSDADRTKTEISRRILTADEQLQAHQANLAQPRRVTLVMAVLVTALILAGSLGLYVRLGVNGYGDMPLSDRIALAQERSTDRPSQAQAEAGVPPLPAQQVEDSYLQLVEQLRQTAGERVNDAQGQALLVQHEANLGNFVAAYQAKQNYIRIMSGDIEAKDHAEAAELMIMAAGGYVSLEAEAELRRALERDGGNGAARYYWGLMLGQIGRPDMAYQIWAETLQTGPANAPWIPTIQAQIAEMAYRAGIDYSPPTAVPAPGSPLTGPTPEEMASAQDMSAEDRQDMIRGMVANLAERLNSEGGSPQEWARLIVALSVLKEVDRAQAIHDEAIQTFADDAAAVALITSAAQQAGLLP; this comes from the coding sequence ATGACCTTCTGGATTGTTACGTCGTTTATGGCGCTGGCCGTTTCACTGCTGATTGCCATGGTTCTTTTGCGGGCGCGGAAGCTTGGCCAACCGGCTGCTGCGTTTGATTTGAAAGTCTACCGCCAGCAATTGCGAGAGTTGGACAAGGATCTGGCCCGTGGCGTCATCAACCAAAGTGATGCTGATCGTACGAAGACCGAAATATCGCGACGTATTCTGACCGCAGACGAGCAGCTGCAAGCCCATCAGGCCAATCTCGCACAGCCCCGCCGCGTAACCCTGGTGATGGCGGTGCTGGTTACAGCGCTAATTCTGGCCGGATCGCTGGGACTGTATGTCCGGTTGGGTGTGAATGGATATGGCGATATGCCCCTGTCTGACCGGATTGCACTGGCTCAAGAGCGGTCAACGGATCGCCCATCGCAGGCACAGGCCGAAGCCGGTGTTCCACCACTGCCTGCACAGCAGGTCGAAGACAGCTATCTGCAATTGGTAGAGCAGCTTCGCCAGACCGCTGGTGAACGGGTCAACGATGCGCAGGGACAAGCATTGCTTGTGCAGCATGAGGCCAATCTGGGCAATTTTGTTGCCGCCTATCAGGCCAAGCAGAACTATATCCGGATTATGTCCGGTGATATCGAAGCCAAGGACCATGCCGAAGCCGCCGAGTTGATGATCATGGCCGCCGGCGGTTACGTCTCGCTTGAAGCGGAGGCCGAGCTGCGCCGCGCGCTGGAACGCGACGGTGGCAACGGCGCCGCACGGTATTACTGGGGGCTGATGCTGGGGCAGATCGGACGCCCGGATATGGCCTATCAGATTTGGGCGGAAACCCTGCAAACCGGACCAGCCAACGCACCATGGATCCCAACCATACAGGCCCAGATCGCTGAAATGGCCTATCGTGCGGGCATTGACTACAGCCCACCCACCGCCGTACCGGCACCGGGTTCGCCGTTGACTGGTCCAACACCGGAGGAAATGGCCAGCGCCCAGGATATGTCTGCTGAAGACCGGCAAGACATGATCCGAGGCATGGTCGCAAACCTGGCCGAGCGTTTGAACAGCGAAGGTGGCAGTCCGCAGGAATGGGCCCGCCTGATCGTAGCCTTAAGTGTACTGAAAGAGGTCGACCGGGCCCAGGCTATTCATGACGAAGCTATACAAACCTTTGCAGATGACGCCGCCGCAGTGGCCCTGATCACAAGCGCAGCGCAACAGGCAGGACTATTGCCATGA
- a CDS encoding DUF1289 domain-containing protein — translation MDRDVWKREEVDSPCTQICVVHPVTQLCAGCARTVEEISRWSLMSATERTAIIADLPNRSAVPKKRRGGRTGRR, via the coding sequence ATGGATCGCGACGTTTGGAAACGTGAAGAGGTAGACTCTCCCTGCACCCAGATCTGCGTCGTGCACCCTGTGACCCAGCTTTGCGCCGGTTGTGCCCGAACGGTCGAGGAAATCAGCCGCTGGTCACTGATGTCTGCGACTGAACGCACTGCGATCATCGCAGACCTGCCAAACCGAAGCGCCGTCCCGAAGAAACGCCGGGGGGGCCGGACGGGCCGCAGGTAA
- a CDS encoding sulfite exporter TauE/SafE family protein — MPDTMLLIQMLVMLAVIGAIAGVLAGLLGVGGGIVLVPAFFYAFQTLGYGGDQLMQLCLATSLATIMVTSQRSLLSHHKKGAVEWEILRGWAPGIVLGAVAGVLAASALRSTTLQGLFGVLGLVIGLYLGFGRSEWRLGDAMPKGARRFALSPLFGFLSVLMGIGGGSFGVPLMSLYNTPIHRAVATAAGLGVIIAVPSVIGFLFLPIDPAVRPPLTYGAVNLVAFGVVIAMTLMTAPLGVKLAHAMDPKPLKRIFAVFLIAVALNMLRKALWG, encoded by the coding sequence ATGCCCGATACTATGCTTCTCATTCAAATGCTGGTGATGCTTGCTGTGATTGGTGCGATTGCCGGAGTGTTAGCCGGGCTGTTGGGGGTTGGAGGTGGAATTGTCTTGGTACCGGCCTTTTTCTACGCCTTTCAAACCTTGGGATATGGCGGCGACCAACTGATGCAACTGTGTCTGGCGACCTCATTGGCGACGATTATGGTGACTTCGCAGCGGTCCCTGCTGAGCCACCATAAAAAGGGTGCTGTAGAATGGGAGATCCTGCGGGGTTGGGCCCCGGGCATCGTTTTGGGTGCCGTCGCAGGTGTGCTGGCTGCCTCAGCGTTGCGGTCGACCACCCTGCAAGGGTTGTTCGGCGTGTTGGGCCTGGTGATCGGGCTGTATTTGGGTTTTGGGCGCAGTGAATGGCGATTGGGAGACGCAATGCCAAAAGGCGCACGGCGTTTCGCTTTGTCCCCGTTGTTTGGCTTTCTGTCTGTTCTGATGGGCATCGGCGGTGGCAGCTTTGGTGTGCCACTGATGAGCCTGTATAACACGCCCATTCACCGTGCTGTGGCCACAGCGGCCGGTCTTGGGGTGATCATTGCCGTGCCCTCGGTGATCGGGTTCTTGTTTCTGCCGATTGACCCTGCTGTGCGTCCGCCACTGACCTATGGTGCGGTCAATCTGGTGGCTTTTGGCGTGGTGATTGCAATGACGCTGATGACCGCACCCTTGGGCGTGAAACTGGCTCACGCGATGGATCCAAAGCCGCTAAAGCGGATTTTTGCGGTGTTCTTGATTGCGGTTGCATTGAATATGCTTCGCAAAGCCCTGTGGGGGTAA